From a single Leopardus geoffroyi isolate Oge1 chromosome E1, O.geoffroyi_Oge1_pat1.0, whole genome shotgun sequence genomic region:
- the LOC123603011 gene encoding myosin-8 isoform X1 → MSASSDAEMAVFGEAAPYLRKSEKERIEAQNKPFDAKTSVFVAEPKESYVKSTIQSKEGGKVTVKTEGGATLTVREDQVFPMNPPKYDKIEDMAMMTHLHEPGVLYNLKERYAAWMIYTYSGLFCVTVNPYKWLPVYNPEVVAAYRGKKRQEAPPHIFSISDNAYQFMLTDRENQSILITGESGAGKTVNTKRVIQYFATIAVTGEKKKEEAGKMQGTLEDQIISANPLLEAFGNAKTVRNDNSSRFGKFIRIHFGTTGKLASADIETYLLEKSRVTFQLKAERSYHIFYQITSNKKPDLIEMLLITTNPYDYAFVSQGEITVPSIDDQEELMATDSAIDILGFTPEEKVSIYKLTGAVMHYGNMKFKQKQREEQAEPDGTEVADKAAYLQSLNSADLLKALCYPRVKVGNEYVTKGQTVQQVYNAVGALAKAVYEKMFLWMVTRINQQLDTKQPRQYFIGVLDIAGFEIFDFNSLEQLCINFTNEKLQQFFNHHMFVLEQEEYKKEGIEWTFIDFGMDLAACIELIEKPLGIFSILEEECMFPKATDTSFKNKLYDQHLGKSANFQKPKVVKGRAEAHFSLIHYAGTVDYNIAGWLDKNKDPLNDTVVGLYQKSAMKTLASLFSTYASAEADSGTKKGAKKKGSSFQTVSALFRENLNKLMTNLRSTHPHFVRCIIPNETKTPGAMEHELVLHQLRCNGVLEGIRICRKGFPSRILYGDFKQRYKVLNASAIPEGQFIDSKKASEKLLASIDIDHTQYKFGHTKVFFKAGLLGLLEEMRDEKLAQIITRTQAVCRGFLMRVEYQKMLQRREALFCIQYNVRAFMNVKHWPWMKLFFKIKPLLKSAETEKEMATMKEEFQKTKDELAKSEAKRKELEEKMVTLLKEKNDLQLQVQSEADALADAEERCEQLIKNKIQLEAKIKEVTERAEDEEEINAELTAKKRKLEDECSELKKDIDDLELTLAKVEKEKHATENKVKNLTEEMAGLDETIAKLTKEKKALQEAHQQTLDDLQAEEDKVNTLSKAKTKLEQQVDDLEGSLEQEKKLRMDLERAKRKLEGDLKLAQESTMDVENEKQQLDERLKKKEFEISNLLSKIEDEQAVEIQLQKKIKELQARIEELEEEIEAERASRAKAEKQRSDLSRELEEISERLEEAGGATSAQIEMNKKREAEFQKMRRDLEEATLQHEAMAATLRKKHADSVAELGEQIDNLQRVKQKLEKEKSELKMEIDDLASNMETISKAKGNLEKMCRTLEDQVSELKTKEEEQQRLINDLMAQRARLQTEAGEYSRQLDEKEALVSQLSRNKQASTQQIEELKHQLEEETKAKNALAHALQSSRHDCDLLREQYEEEQEGKAELQRALSKANSEVAQWRTKYETDAIQRTEELEEAKKKLAQRLQDAEEHVEAVNAKCASLEKTKQRLQNEVEDLMLDVERTNAACAALDKKQRNFDKVLAEWKQKYEETQAELEASQKESRSLGTELFKVKNAYEESLDHLETLRRENKNLQQEISDLTEQIAEGGKQIHELEKIKKQVEQEKCDIQAALEEAEASLEHEEGKILRIQLELNQVKSEVDRKITEKDEEIDQLKRNHIRVVESMQSTLDAEIRSRNDALRVKKKMEGDLNEMEIQLNHANRQAAEALRNYRNTQAILKDTQLHLDDAVRGQEDLKEQLAMVERRANLLQAEIEELRATLEQTERSRKIAEQELLDASERVQLLHTQNTSLINTKKKLETDISQIQGEMEDIVQEARNAEEKAKKAITDAAMMAEELKKEQDTSAHLERMKKNLEQTVKDLQHRLDEAEQLALKGGKKQIQKLEARVRELEGEVENEQKRNAEAVKGLRKHERRVKELTYQTEEDRKNVLRLQDLVDKLQAKVKSYKRQAEEAEEQSNANLAKFRKLQHELEEAEERADIAESQVNKLRAKSREVHTKISAE, encoded by the exons ATGAGCGCGAGTTCAGATGCTGAGATGGCGGTTTTTGGCGAAGCAGCTCCCTACCTCCGAAAATCGGAAAAGGAGCGGATTGAGGCCCAGAACAAGCCCTTCGATGCTAAAACATCAGTCTTTGTCGCGGAGCCCAAGGAGTCCTATGTGAAGAGCACCATCCAGagcaaagaaggagggaaagtaACGGTGAAGACTGAAGGTGGAGCA ACTCTAACTGTCAGGGAGGACCAAGTCTTCCCTATGAACCCTCCGAAATATGACAAGATTGAGGACATGGCCATGATGACGCACCTGCACGAGCCTGGAGTGCTGTACAACCTCAAAGAGCGTTACGCAGCCTGGATGATCTAC ACCTACTCGGGCCTCTTCTGCGTCACTGTCAACCCCTACAAGTGGCTGCCGGTGTACAACCCCGAGGTGGTGGCCGCCTACCGAGGCAAGAAGCGCCAGGAGGCCCCGCCCCACATCTTCTCCATCTCCGACAACGCCTATCAGTTCATGCTGACGG ATCGTGAGAACCAGTCCATCCTGATCAC CGGCGAATCTGGGGCCGGGAAGACCGTGAACACCAAGCGTGTCATCCAGTACTTTGCAACAATTGCGGTCAcaggggagaagaagaaggaggaagctgGCAAAATGCAG GGGACTCTGGAAGATCAAATCATCAGCGCCAACCCCCTACTGGAGGCCTTTGGCAATGCCAAGACCGTGAGGAACGACAACTCCTCTCGCTTT gGTAAATTCATTAGAATTCATTTTGGTACTACAGGGAAGCTGGCTTCTGCAGATATTGAAACAT ATCTTTTAGAAAAGTCTAGAGTTACTTTCCAGCTGAAGGCAGAAAGAAGCTACCATATTTTTTATCAGATCACTTCCAATAAGAAGCCAGATCTGATTG AAATGCTCCTGATCACCACCAACCCTTATGACTATGCCTTCGTCAGTCAAGGGGAGATCACAGTACCCAGCATTGATGACCAAGAGGAGCTGATGGCCACAGAT AGTGCCATTGACATCCTGGGCTTTACTCCTGAAGAGAAAGTTTCCATCTACAAGCTCACAGGGGCCGTGATGCATTATGGGAACATGAAGTTCAAGCAAAAGCAGCGTGAGGAGCAGGCTGAGCCAGATGGCACGGAAG TTGCTGACAAGGCAGCCTACCTCCAGAGTCTGAACTCTGCTGACCTGCTCAAAGCCCTCTGCTACCCCAGGGTCAAGGTCGGCAATGAGTACGTCACCAAAGGCCAGACTGTGCAGCAG GTATACAACGCAGTGGGCGCCCTGGCCAAGGCCGTCTACGAGAAGATGTTCCTGTGGATGGTCACCCGCATCAACCAGCAGCTGGACACCAAGCAGCCCAGACAGTACTTCATCGGGGTCCTGGACATCGCTGGCTTTGAGATCTTTGAT TTCAACAGCCTGGAGCAGCTGTGCATCAACTTCACCAACGAGAAGCTGCAACAGTTCTTTAACCACCACATGTTCGTGCTGGAGCAGGAGGAGTACAAGAAGGAGGGCATCGAGTGGACGTTCATCGACTTTGGGATGGACCTGGCTGCCTGCATCGAGCTCATCGAGAAG CCACTGGGCATCTTCTCCATCCTGGAGGAGGAGTGCATGTTCCCCAAGGCCACGGACACCTCCTTCAAGAACAAGCTGTATGACCAGCACCTGGGCAAGTCCGCCAACTTCCAAAAGCCCAAGGTGGTCAAGGGCAGGGCCGAGGCACACTTCTCGCTGATCCACTACGCGGGCACCGTGGACTACAACATTGCCGGCTGGCTGGACAAGAACAAGGACCCCCTGAATGACACCGTGGTTGGGCTGTACCAAAAGTCCGCAATGAAGACTCTGGCCAGTCTCTTTTCCACATATGCTAGTGCTGAAGCAG ACAGTGGTACAAAGAAAGGTGCTAAGAAGAAGGGCTCCTCTTTCCAGACTGTGTCAGCCCTCTTCAGG gaaaatttaaataaactgatGACCAATCTGAGGAGCACACACCCTCATTTTGTACGGTGCATCATTCCCAATGAAACCAAAACTCCTG GGGCCATGGAGCATGAACTTGTCCTGCACCAGCTGAGGTGTAACGGAGTGCTGGAAGGCATCCGCATCTGCAGGAAGGGATTCCCCAGCAGAATCTTATATGGGGATTTTAAACAAAG ATACAAAGTTTTAAACGCAAGTGCTATTCCAGAAGGACAGTTCATCGACAGCAAGAAGGCTTCTGAGAAACTTCTCGCCTCTATTGATATTGATCACACCCAATATAAATTTGGGCATACCAAG GTGTTCTTCAAAGCTGGCCTTCTGGGTCTTCTGGAAGAAATGAGAGACGAAAAGTTGGCCCAGATTATAACAAGAACTCAAGCTGTCTGCAGGGGATTCCTAATGAGGGTAGAATATCAGAAGATGTTGCAAAGGAG AGAAGCCCTCTTCTGCATCCAGTACAACGTCCGCGCCTTCATGAACGTCAAGCATTGGCCGTGGATGAAACTCTTCTTCAAGATCAAGCCCCTTCTCAAGAGCGCAGAGACCGAGAAGGAGATGGCCACCATGAAGGAGGAGTTTCAGAAAACCAAAGACGAACTCGCCAAGTCAGAGGCGAAGAGGAAGGAACTGGAGGAAAAGATGGTCActctcttgaaagagaaaaatgacctgCAGCTTCAGGTTCAATCC GAAGCTGATGCCTTGGCTGATGCAGAGGAAAGGTGTGAGCAACTCATTAAGAACAAAATCCAGCTGGAGGCCAAGATCAAGGAGGTGACTGAGAGAgctgaggatgaggaggagatCAACGccgagctgacggccaagaagaGGAAACTGGAGGACGAGTGTTCAGAGCTCAAGAAAGACATCGACGACCTTGAGCTGACCCTGGCCAAGGTTGAAAAGGAGAAGCATGCCACAGAGAACAAG gtGAAAAACCTCACGGAAGAGATGGCAGGCCTGGACGAAACCATCGCTAAGCTGACCAAGGAGAAGAAGGCCCTCCAGGAGGCCCACCAGCAGACCCTGGATGACCTACAGGCAGAAGAGGACAAGGTCAACACGCTGAGCAAAGCTAAGACCAAGCTCGAGCAGCAAGTGGATGAC CTTGAAGGGTCAttagagcaagaaaagaaactcCGCATGGATCTAGAAAGAGCAAAGAGGAAACTGGAGGGAGACCTAAAATTAGCCCAAGAATCCACAATGGAtgtagaaaatgagaaacagcaaCTTGATGAGAGACTCAAAAA GAAAGAATTTGAAATCAGCAATTTGCTAAGTAAAATTGAAGATGAGCAGGCAGTAGAAATTCaactacaaaagaaaatcaaagagctGCAG GCCCGCAtcgaggagctggaggaggaaatCGAGGCAGAGAGGGCCTCCCGGGCCAAAGCAGAGAAGCAGCGCTCAGACCTCTCCCGCGAACTGGAGGAGATCAGCGAGCGGCTGGAAGAAGCCGGCGGGGCCACTTCTGCCCAGATCGAGATGAACAAGAAGCGGGAGGCCGAGTTCCAGAAGATGCGCAGGGACCTGGAGGAGGCCACTCTGCAGCACGAAGCCATGGCGGCCACCCTGAGGAAGAAGCACGCGGACAGCGTGGCCGAGCTGGGGGAGCAGATAGACAACCTACAGAGGGTCaagcagaagctggagaaggagaagagcgAATTGAAGATGGAGATCGACGACCTCGCCAGTAACATGGAGACCATCTCCAAGGCCAAG GGGAACCTGGAAAAGATGTGCCGCACTCTAGAAGACCAGGTGAGTGAACTTAAGACCAAGGAAGAGGAGCAGCAGCGGCTGATCAATGACCTGATGGCTCAGAGAGCGCGTCTGCAGACAGAAGCAG GTGAATATTCCCGACAATTAGATGAGAAAGAGGCTTTGGTCTCTCAGCTTTCAAGGAACAAACAAGCATCTACACAACAGATTGAGGAGCTGAAACATCAGctggaggaagaaacaaaa GCCAAGAACGCGCTGGCCCACGCCCTGCAGTCCTCCCGCCACGACTGTGACCTGCTGCGGGAACAGTacgaggaggagcaggagggcaaGGCCGAGCTGCAGAGGGCGCTGTCCAAGGCCAACAGTGAGGTGGCCCAGTGGAGGACCAAATACGAGACGGATGCCATCCAGCGCacagaggagctggaggaggccaA GAAGAAGCTGGCCCAACGTCTGCAGGACGCCGAGGAGCACGTAGAAGCGGTGAACGCCAAATGTGCCTCCCTGGAGAAGACGAAGCAGCGGCTCCAGAACGAAGTGGAAGACCTCATGCTCGACGTGGAGAGAACAAACGCAGCCTGCGCGGCCCTGGACAAGAAGCAGAGGAACTTCGACAAG GTCCTGGCAGAGTGGAAACAGAAGTATGAGGAGACTCAAGCTGAACTTGAGGCCTCCCAGAAGGAGTCCCGCTCTCTCGGCACTGAGCTGTTCAAGGTCAAGAATGCCTACGAGGAATCCCTGGATCACCTGGAAACCCTGAGGCGAGAGAACAAGAACTTGCAGC AGGAGATTTCTGACCTCACGGAGCAGATTgctgagggagggaagcaaatCCATGAACTGGAGAAGATAAAGAAGCAAGTGGAACAAGAGAAATGCGATATTCAGGCTGCCTTAGAGGAAGCAGAG GCATCTCTTGAACACGAAGAGGGAAAGATCCTACGCATCCAGTTGGAGTTGAACCAAGTCAAGTCTGAAGTCGACAGGAAAATCACTGAAAAGGATGAGGAAATCGATCAACTAAAGAGAAACCACATCAGAGTCGTGGAGTCGATGCAGAGCACCTTGGATGCTGAGATCAGGAGCAGGAACGATGCTCTGAGAGTCAAGAAGAAGATGGAGGGAGACCTCAATGAAATGGAAATCCAGCTGAATCATGCCAACCGCCAGGCTGCAGAGGCCCTGAGGAACTACAGGAACACCCAGGCCATCCTGAAG GACACTCAGCTACATCTGGACGATGCCGTCAGAGGCCAGGAGGACCTGAAGGAGCAGCTGGCCATGGTGGAGCGCAGGGCCAACCTGCTGCAGGCTGAGATCGAGGAGCTGCGGGCGACCCTGGAGCAGACGGAGAGGAGCAGGAAAATCGCAGAACAGGAGCTCCTGGACGCCAGTGAGCGCGTCCAGCTCCTCCACACCCAA AACACCAGCCTGATCAACACCAAGAAGAAGCTGGAGACAGACATCTCCCAGATCCAGGGAGAGATGGAAGACATTGTCCAGGAAGCCCGCAACGCAGAAGAGAAGGCCAAGAAGGCCATCACTGAT GCGGCCATGATGGCCGAGGAGCTGAAGAAGGAGCAGGACACCAGCGCCCACCTGGAGCGGATGAAGAAGAACCTGGAGCAGACGGTGAAGGACCTTCAGCACCGTCTGGACGAGGCTGAGCAGCTGGCCCTGAAGGGCGGGAAGAAGCAGATCCAGAAACTGGAGGCCAGG GTACGTGAACTTGAAGGAGAGGTTGAAAATGAGCAGAAACGTAATGCAGAGGCTGTTAAAGGTTTGCGGAAACATGAGAGAAGAGTAAAGGAACTTACCTACCAG ACCGAAGAAGACCGCAAGAATGTTCTCAGGCTGCAGGACCTGGTAGATAAACTACAGGCAAAGGTGAAATCGTACAAGAGACAAGCTGAGGAGGCT gAGGAACAATCCAACGCTAATCTTGCTAAATTCCGCAAGCTCCAGCACGAGCTGGAGGAGGCCGAGGAACGCGCTGACATTGCCGAGTCCCAGGTCAACAAGCTGCGGGCAAAGAGCCGGGAGGTCCACACGAAAATCAGTGCGGAGTGA